ATTAAGAAACTTCCGTGTTCTAAAGGAATATCAACACGGTTTAAATCTTTGCGTGTGGCGTGTTTTAACTGAAAATTTCTAGTTTCCCCAAAAGTTACAGAACCTATAACGGTGTTTTTCCGTTGATCGGCTTCATAATCTTGATGCCAATCTACACTATCATTTCCATCGCGATAATAATTAAGTAAACAACGTTGAAATTTAATATCAACCTCCTGCTCTATTCGTTCTTTTATAAATAGTAAATCTGCATTCCAAGGTACCATTCTACTTTCACTTTCAGCATAAACCATTAGTTCATCCTCAGATCCATACCATGCCGTTAACCTAGGTAAATCTACCTGTTTGCCATAAATAGTCATTTGGTCCTGTTCCCAAATGGTATTTTCTATTAAGCTGTGATAAAGGCGGTCACTTTCTTCTACAGAGAAAAAATTTTCAAATAGAATGACGTCTGCTCCGGGCAGATTAAATTCAGTTTTTATAATTTCATTTGTAGAAAATAAGTTCGGTTGTTTAAATAAATCCATGATTCATTCCTTTATAGTTTAATCGTAAAAAATGGTAAAAACTAACAGTTATGTTTTATCAATTATAGTCTTATGCTGCAAAATGTCTTTTATAAAATAAATAAGTATAATTATTATGAAAAACGAAAATGGCAGCGACGTGATAATTAACAAGCGCTGCACAGCTTCTAATACATTTATATCTGCTTTAATATTACCTAAAAGCATTAAGGCAATAGTTGCTAATAAAATAAAAACAGACCAAATAACACGATGCGTTTTGCTCGGGTTTTTAGCGCCTTTATCTGTAAACATACTCAAAACAAAGACGGCAGAATCTACTGAAGTAATTAAAAAACTAATCAATAAAACAATAGATGTGATGTTTAAAAATGTGGCGTATGGATAATGTTCAAAAAACACAAAAATTGAAGAAAACACATTTCCAAACTCATTATTATAAGCCTCCCAACTTTCTATTAATTGAAAGGCCGAAGTTCCAAAAACCGAAAACCAAAAAAAAGTTCCCAATGATGGAATAATTAAAACCCCCAGTAGCAATTGCCTTATGGTACGCCCCTTAGAAATACGTGCAATAAATATTCCTGTAAACGGTGCCCAAGCCAACCAAAATGCCCAATAATAAAAAGTCCAACCTGTTAAAAATTCTAAACCCGGATTGTAATCCCCAAGCGCTAAGCTCATAGGTACAAAATCGATTATGTAAT
The window above is part of the Algibacter sp. L3A6 genome. Proteins encoded here:
- a CDS encoding alpha-ketoglutarate-dependent dioxygenase AlkB family protein — its product is MDLFKQPNLFSTNEIIKTEFNLPGADVILFENFFSVEESDRLYHSLIENTIWEQDQMTIYGKQVDLPRLTAWYGSEDELMVYAESESRMVPWNADLLFIKERIEQEVDIKFQRCLLNYYRDGNDSVDWHQDYEADQRKNTVIGSVTFGETRNFQLKHATRKDLNRVDIPLEHGSFLIMQGATQDNWKHKIPKTSRKIRPRINLTFRWIE